CGGCCCGATGCGTGCCCCGGGGTTGCTGCGTTGCCGCGCCGTTCTGCGGGTGCGGCTACCGCACGTCACCGTGACCGATGCCCGGCCCACCCGCGCGGACGGTGCGTCGTGACTGGCCCGTTGGCTACCGGCCCGGCCGCCGACCGGCCTGACATCCCGCCCTCGCTGGCCGCGCGTCCTCACGACGCGCGGCGTGGTTTGCCCATCCCGCCGGTCAACATCCATCCGGACGGGACGGGCGGTGGTTCGCACGTGGACTTCACCACGATTTACACCACCGTCTCGACCCGCCTCGCCGTCGAACGGAGGTGCTCGTTGTGCGGCGAGCCGATGGGGTATTGGGTGGCGTTCCTCGGCGGCCCCCGGGCGGCGGAGGTGATGCGTTACGCGGATCCGCCGGGGCACCCCGAGTGCATGACCGCCGCCCTGTCGCTGTGCCCACACCTGGCGCTTGGTCGGCACCGCCGCGCCCGTGCCGACCGGCTCGGGGCGGGCATCGTTCCGCCGGGGTCGCACGGCGACAAACCCGACCGGTATCTGTTGGGCGTCACCCGCGCGTATCGGACCCGGTTCATCCCCGAACACCGGTTCACCGTGTACCTACCGGCCCCGTTCACAACCGTGCACACCTACGTGTACGGCCCGGACGGACGGCTGCGCCCGGCCACCGACACCGGGTAGGCCGCGCCGCGCGACGGGCGTCAGATTCGCCGCAGAAACCTCCATCGACTCCAGTTGATCGCCTTGATCGACCCGTGGAGGTAGGAAACATTGCTATTGACGGCGTGATCGGGCCGGATTCCCGGCCCGCCGCCCACTCGAACACCACACGACCGGAAGGGGTGCCACCGTGGCACACGAACTGGAAACCCTCGCCAACGGCCAGACGGCCTTCGCCTCCGCACGGCTGAGTGCCTGGCACCAACTCGGCACCGTCACTGACGCCTGCATGACCGCGCAGGAGGTCATGAGCAAGGCGTGGCTCGGCGGCTGGGAGGTCCGCAAGATCGCCCTTCAGGGCATCGAGGTCACCGAGCGTGGGGTGACGAAGGTCGACTGCCCGGACAAGTACATGACCGTGCGTACCAACCCGGCCACCGGGCAGACCGAGTACCTCGGTGTGGTCGGCGAGGACTACTCGGTGGTGCAGAACGAGCAGGTCGCCGAGACCCTCAACCTCCTGGTCGACGCCTCCGGCGCGCACTTCGAGACTGCCGGCTCGATGCGGAAGGGCCGGTCGGTGTTCGTGACCATGAAGCTGCCGACGGCGATGCGGATTGCCGGGGTGGACGACATGGATCTGTACCTCGCGGCCACCACCTCCCACGACGGCACCGCCTCGTTGCGCCTCGACGCGACCCCGGTGCGGATCGTGTGCGCGAACACCCAGGCCCTCGCCTACCAGCGGTCGCGCAGCTCGTACACGTTCCGGCACACCGCGAACGTGACCAGCAAGATCGCCGAGGCGCGGCAGGCCCTCGGGCTGATGTGGACGGCGTTCGACGCGTTCGAGACCGAAGCCGAGAAGATGATCAACGAGTCGTTGACCATGGGCGAGTTCGAGAAGATCGTCGCGCAGGTGTGGCCCCTCGCCGACGACGCCTCCGACACGGCGCGCAACAACGCGAAGCAGCGCACCGCGACGCTGCGGTACCTCATTCGGGACGCGGACACGCAGAAGGCGATCAAGGGCACCCGGTGGGCGGGCTACCAGGCCATCACCGAGTACGTCGACCACTTCGCCCCTGCCAAGACCAACCTCGTCCGGGCGGCGAGGGCGCTGACCGGTGCCGGAGCGGACCTGAAGGCCCGCGCGTTCGAGCTGTTGGCGGTCTGAGGTGGGCCGGCATTGGGGCCGGCGCGGGAAAACCCCGCCCGGCTCCGGTACCGGCGCGCATCCCGCCGCCGACACCACCTCGCCCTCCTCGACACCCCCGCCTCCCCGGGAGCTTCCCGTGACGACGCTGCAGATGCCGGACCCCACCGCTACGGCCATGATCGCGCTGGCCAATCGGGTGTGCGCCCACTTCGCGGCGGCCGAGGTCGCCCGCGCGCTCGCCGAACACTCCACCAGCCAGGCCGAACACGCCACCCTCACCGCCCGCGCCGAGCACTGGGAAGCCCTGGTCAACCAGCAGTGGAACGCGCTGTGCGCGGCGATCCAGGCGACGGCACCCGACGGCGCGCAGGTCGAGCGGTTCCTCCCGGTCCGGCCGCTGACCACCGGTCATGTCGAGCTACGAGTCCACGACACCCACGCCCGACGCCTCATCGTCCTGCTCACCGGCGCGCAGGCCCTCGCCGTGGGCGCTCATCTGACCGCGTACGGAGCGGTCAGCCTCGACCGCAGCGGCCAGAAGCTCGATTCCGGCCTGCCCCACGTGAAGGCCGCCCCGCCGTTCTCCACCGAGGGGACCAGCTGGCCCCCGGCCACCCCCGACGGTGCCGACGGCCCACCGGCCGCCCAACCCTGACCGGCCCGTGCTGCGCGGCCCGGTCCCACCCCGGGCCGCGCGGCACCTCCGAGAACGGCTATCCCACCAACTCGCACCCCTGAACGGAGTCCTGATGTACCGGTCCCTGGAGTACGGCGACACCGCCCGGGTGATCAACCCGACCGATCCGGTCGAGTACCGCCTCGGCACCGTCACCGATGTCTGCTATCCCACCCCGCACACCACCTACGCCCGCCATTACACCCTCCGCTTTCCCACCGGTGACCAGCGCACCTACCCGGCGGCAAACATCAGGCGAGCCACCCGGGCCGACGACCGCGCCGCCCTGGAAGCCGCCCTCACCTCGGCGTGCGTGGCGGTGCGCGAGGCCTGCCATATCGCCCACGACTTCGACCCCGACCTGAGCGCCGGCACGGCGAGCCTGCTGCGGCGGCTGGTCGACCTCGCGACCCTGCGCCTCGGCCTGACCCTCGGCCCCGCCAACCCCGCCCGGCCGCTCACCCACCACCAGGAGGGAGGCGACCAGTGAGGCCACCCCACTCGCCGCAACCGGCAGAACCCGCCCACCCTTGCGCGAACGCGGAGCTCGACACGAGTGCGGCGCCGGTCCCGGAGCCGTTCTACTGCCGCCGCTGCCGTCGCGCCCTCAACGTCCGCCTCGACAACCAGGGCGTGATCGTCGAGTACCTGCACGCGGCCGGGCAGCGCGGCCAGCCCAGCGACCACCGCCCCGAGCCCGCACCCATCACCGAGATCCCCGATCCGATCATCGACTGTGACTTCTGCTCCGCACCCGACGCCGCCTGGATCTACCGGTGCGCCGACCGGGTCACCGACGTCCGTCGAGTCACCGCGCAGGTCGTCGCCGTAGGCGACTACCAGACTCGACACCACGCGGCACGGGCACGCCGCACCGACACCGAGCACGCCTTCACCCAGGCATGGGGCGAAGGCTGGTCGGCGTGCGCCCGGTGCGCCGACTTCATCGAGGCCCGGGACCTGTACGGCCTGATCGGCCGAGTGGTCGAGACCCTGCCCGCGAAACTCACCCGAGGCAAACACCTCATGCACACCCGGGGTCAACTCCACGAGCGGTATTCCGACGTGTTCGACACCCTCGTCCCCGGCCGAGGACGGATCACGCCTGGCCACCCGCTCGGCCTCTGGAACCACCCGACGGGGGAGGCACCATGACCGACACTACGGGACGGCCCGGGTGGCCCGCCCTCACCCACGCGAAGGCCCGCCGCCGGATCGGGCCGGTATGCGGCGCAGAGCACGTGCCGTTGGGCCGGATCACCGAGGATCCGCACCTCGTGACCTGCCCCGACTGCGAAGGGCTGGCCGACATCGACGCCCTTCCCGACGACGCCACCGCTGGTGACCCCCGTGTCATCGAGTTGCTGCGCGAGGCGAAGGGTGGCGCGTGCCGCAAGATCGACGGGGCGTTGGTGGACGCGACCACCGCCGCCGCGATCCTGACCGTGTACGACGCGCTCAAGCCCGCCACCCGCGCGAAACTGGCCGTGCTGCGCATCGACCGGATGGCGCAGGTGGCATGGAAGGTGCTGCGTCCACCGACGTGATCCGGCGGGGACGGTGGCCGGCGGGCACACCCGAGGGTGCGCGTAAATCCCGACCGGCCACCTCGCCCGCCACGGGCCACCGGGCAGACGACTGCCCTCCCGAGCCGGGGTACCGCGGACCCTACGGCCCGAGGCGCCGCGAC
Above is a window of Micromonospora rifamycinica DNA encoding:
- a CDS encoding DUF932 domain-containing protein: MAHELETLANGQTAFASARLSAWHQLGTVTDACMTAQEVMSKAWLGGWEVRKIALQGIEVTERGVTKVDCPDKYMTVRTNPATGQTEYLGVVGEDYSVVQNEQVAETLNLLVDASGAHFETAGSMRKGRSVFVTMKLPTAMRIAGVDDMDLYLAATTSHDGTASLRLDATPVRIVCANTQALAYQRSRSSYTFRHTANVTSKIAEARQALGLMWTAFDAFETEAEKMINESLTMGEFEKIVAQVWPLADDASDTARNNAKQRTATLRYLIRDADTQKAIKGTRWAGYQAITEYVDHFAPAKTNLVRAARALTGAGADLKARAFELLAV